Proteins encoded in a region of the Bacillus sp. T3 genome:
- a CDS encoding EAL domain-containing protein, with product MEKFQHISQYNIFKEKLNVIHSNKYENLLIQNNKDIIAIIDPNGQIKYINPTIERVLGYRASESIGTMLVKYINFEHLYIFQNLINEIMKNPNISVRTELRLKHKNNSYIWCEVQGTNYFSDHQINGIVIYVRDISEQVRLAGVSNQNTYFDYLTGLPDRRSFENKLNQEIEKASNNKSIFALLLLDLDEFKHLNDSQGHHMGDQLLKDVSVRIKAAYDEDVFLGRLGGDEFVFLLKDIKKFAEIHKNAKKLVNLINNTPFKINDNEFFLSVSIGVSTYPHSGINLSVLLKNAEMAMYHAKNKGKNQYQFFSPTMDVNSNKQFTLRNDMNRAINNEEFVIYYQPRFDPITNKTTGAEALIRWQHPKWGMIPPNQFIPLAEETGLINPIGEWLIRRVCNQIKAWERENITPLKTSINLSSLQLQKPNFVELVSSILVEVGLDPKFLEFEITESVIINREEQVLKTLTEINNIGITIALDDFGTGYSALSYLRKFPCKTIKLDKSLIDGIHNVVENYQIAAAIINLCQRLKKSVVAEGVETKEQLDILRQLSCNEIQGYIYSKPLDEYEYERNLYNGEWFKSET from the coding sequence TTGGAAAAATTTCAACATATTAGTCAATACAACATTTTTAAAGAAAAACTGAACGTTATTCATAGTAATAAATATGAAAATTTGTTGATACAAAACAACAAAGATATAATTGCAATTATCGATCCTAATGGTCAAATCAAATACATAAATCCAACAATAGAAAGGGTTTTAGGTTATAGAGCTTCAGAGAGTATAGGTACTATGCTCGTCAAATATATTAATTTTGAACATCTTTATATTTTTCAAAATCTGATTAATGAAATTATGAAAAATCCCAATATTTCAGTCCGAACTGAATTAAGACTAAAACATAAAAACAATTCTTATATCTGGTGTGAAGTACAGGGAACTAATTATTTTAGTGATCATCAAATAAATGGAATTGTCATTTACGTTAGAGATATTTCAGAACAAGTGAGACTAGCAGGAGTAAGTAATCAAAATACTTATTTTGATTACTTGACTGGGTTACCGGATCGTAGGAGTTTCGAGAATAAATTAAATCAAGAAATAGAAAAAGCCAGTAACAATAAATCTATTTTTGCGTTATTGTTATTAGATTTAGATGAATTTAAACATTTAAATGATTCCCAAGGGCACCATATGGGAGATCAGTTACTAAAAGATGTTTCAGTAAGGATTAAAGCTGCTTATGATGAAGACGTATTTTTGGGCAGACTCGGTGGAGATGAATTTGTTTTTTTGCTTAAAGATATAAAAAAATTCGCAGAAATTCATAAAAATGCCAAGAAATTGGTAAATCTAATTAATAATACTCCATTCAAAATTAATGATAATGAATTTTTTTTATCAGTAAGTATTGGAGTAAGTACATATCCTCATTCAGGGATAAATCTTAGCGTATTATTGAAAAATGCAGAAATGGCAATGTACCATGCAAAGAATAAAGGGAAAAATCAATATCAATTCTTCTCCCCAACCATGGATGTAAATAGTAATAAACAGTTTACATTAAGGAATGATATGAACAGAGCTATAAATAATGAAGAATTTGTTATATATTATCAACCACGCTTTGATCCAATCACCAATAAAACTACTGGTGCAGAAGCGTTAATACGATGGCAGCATCCAAAATGGGGAATGATACCACCGAATCAATTTATTCCATTGGCGGAGGAAACCGGTTTAATTAATCCCATTGGTGAATGGCTAATTAGGAGAGTTTGTAACCAAATTAAGGCGTGGGAACGAGAAAACATAACACCTTTAAAAACTTCTATTAATTTGTCCTCTTTACAATTACAGAAACCTAACTTTGTAGAATTGGTTTCCTCGATACTTGTTGAGGTGGGGCTTGATCCAAAATTTTTAGAATTTGAGATCACTGAGAGTGTAATTATAAATAGAGAAGAACAAGTCTTAAAGACATTAACTGAAATTAATAATATTGGCATAACGATAGCACTAGACGATTTTGGGACCGGATATTCAGCTTTAAGTTATTTGCGGAAATTTCCATGTAAAACAATTAAGTTAGATAAAAGTCTTATAGATGGTATTCATAACGTTGTTGAAAATTATCAAATAGCAGCAGCTATTATTAACCTTTGTCAAAGGCTGAAGAAATCTGTAGTAGCCGAAGGCGTCGAGACAAAAGAACAGTTAGATATAT
- a CDS encoding response regulator, with amino-acid sequence MKILIAEDDLVSRKFLLKFFSGYGECDVVVDGLEALDAFLIAVKENSPYDLICLDIMMPKVDGVKVLKAIRDYEKQTKVSSDKKAKVIMISALADTQYVHKAFDIGCEAYAAKPVDIEKLMNVMKKLELIVD; translated from the coding sequence ATGAAAATACTAATTGCCGAAGATGATCTAGTAAGCAGAAAATTTCTTTTAAAGTTTTTCTCGGGGTATGGAGAATGTGATGTGGTGGTAGACGGTCTTGAAGCACTAGATGCCTTTCTGATCGCAGTGAAGGAAAATTCTCCATATGACCTCATTTGTTTAGATATTATGATGCCCAAAGTTGATGGAGTTAAGGTACTTAAAGCAATTAGAGATTACGAAAAACAGACTAAGGTTTCAAGTGATAAAAAGGCAAAAGTCATTATGATAAGTGCATTGGCAGATACACAATATGTACACAAAGCATTTGATATTGGTTGTGAAGCTTATGCAGCCAAACCTGTTGATATTGAAAAATTAATGAATGTAATGAAGAAGTTAGAACTAATCGTTGACTAA
- a CDS encoding PAS domain S-box protein: MISINNSVYSKASFFEATLDCIGDGVIATDLYGKVVFLNQRATEITGWAVEEAIGVDYRVLFSIIDYETREICEDIVQRVIEQKESTGLKENTVLISKNLDEKYVSANASPIKNLDQSVTGVVLVFRDISKIKKMEISIKNERDNFENIFNTAPIGVIVVDENNTIKKINENALRYIDSENEPIIDQLIGNGIGCSGSLENERGCGYGQNCQGCYIKTAIEMAVLNGVSTKNLVFPKVLVRGKKSKVIWFKASTTPMMVNGKNHAVIVLLDITNNKNREEEILKARDQYLTMLETFPYMIWKTNIHGELVYIDKKWFEYFGKSQENDLLNDWMNYVHPEDQVKLKEIHDISITNQKPHEFDIRVINYKRELRWIHIEIRPYFYEKNFDGYMSMATDITERKYAEERSERYQILSERSNDIILFVDVDGRIIDANAAALNVYGYSHKELTSMNVKSLRKEPSLTDSHLQQALDKGLYTETIHLRKDGGAFPVEISSQGANFGDKRVIVSFIRDISTRKKAEKALIDSEEKFRLIFQNTSNGLFVVEVTEHNDKGNLIEVNERACTIFGYKRDELPYSSPFLFIEDGDKKEKLIRKRDEQLKHGESKVELRCRNKNNELIDIEVISRVFIHNEKKVLLEMVRDVTERNKVEKEITENKQRYQSLFLNMKDGFALYKTVWDEEGLPIDFTYVEANLSYQRIVNSVDNKLSQHFPKAHHKLISLIRNAYIKKGQFKSLQIKNYFSDDLQKWLSISVFSPSSGHIAFIIKDITKEKNSYTKLYQSEKKYHSLFMNMNGGFAFCKVNFDHKEQPVDFEFLDVNDSFEKIIKLNQLKGMRNSQLKEIGINHTEPHEKILWEIASNPGRKKEFEIFSQQNNEWYSAVVYSPEKDYFVVMLFDITERKFAEIKLEKAKLEAERANHAKSEFLANMSHEIRTPLNGMLGMIDLTLLSNLSFEQKDNLLTAKTCANSLLQIINDILDFSKMEARKLTIEKINFNIHQLVEETVKLHSRSTAEKNIELNYSLSSAIPENIKGDPNRIKQVINNLLSNAVKFTDQGEVSLIIRKIAETAKDVTLKFSIIDTGIGIAKEDMGKLFKSFSQVDGSFTRKVGGTGLGLVISKQLIEMMNAEIFVESSVGVGSTFSFIITFDKGERVEDDNISIEPPKENGISYSILLAEDDKVNQKVIKKILENRGHSVQVANNGIEAVEMFKNGNFDLVLMDIQMPDMDGLEATKRIREFGGSAKRIPIIAVTAYALHGDRERFMNNSMDEYVSKPINAEELFEIIGKVMKVPMDQENLSFRLNENGEIEFFHKKPEEAVGLSQPSSFKELSKLVDELMSKLQQSEMESIDNLAHRIKVLANLIGLDEIKTMAFKTELASRRGNLVETYQFSLKIHDEFKILEKAINL, encoded by the coding sequence ATGATATCAATTAACAATAGTGTATATTCTAAAGCTTCTTTTTTTGAAGCAACACTTGATTGTATTGGTGACGGAGTTATTGCAACTGATTTATATGGAAAAGTTGTATTCCTAAACCAAAGGGCAACTGAAATTACAGGTTGGGCAGTTGAGGAGGCAATTGGAGTTGACTATAGAGTTTTATTTTCCATTATAGACTATGAAACAAGAGAAATTTGTGAAGACATAGTACAAAGGGTCATTGAACAGAAGGAGTCAACTGGCCTCAAAGAAAATACAGTCCTGATCTCAAAAAATCTTGATGAAAAATATGTCTCAGCAAATGCTTCACCGATTAAAAACTTAGATCAGTCTGTAACAGGAGTAGTGCTTGTTTTTCGGGATATTAGCAAAATTAAAAAAATGGAAATATCAATCAAAAATGAAAGGGATAACTTTGAAAATATATTTAATACCGCCCCAATTGGGGTAATCGTAGTGGATGAAAATAATACAATAAAAAAAATAAATGAGAATGCCCTCAGGTATATAGACAGTGAAAACGAGCCTATTATTGATCAACTTATAGGCAATGGAATTGGATGCAGTGGTTCACTTGAAAATGAAAGAGGATGTGGTTATGGACAAAATTGTCAGGGGTGCTATATTAAAACTGCAATTGAAATGGCAGTTTTGAATGGAGTATCCACAAAAAACTTAGTTTTTCCAAAGGTACTTGTTCGGGGTAAGAAATCAAAAGTAATTTGGTTTAAAGCAAGCACGACACCAATGATGGTTAATGGGAAAAACCATGCCGTAATTGTTTTACTAGATATAACTAATAATAAGAACAGAGAAGAAGAGATTCTGAAGGCAAGAGACCAATATTTAACGATGTTAGAAACATTTCCTTACATGATTTGGAAAACAAATATTCATGGGGAATTGGTCTACATAGATAAAAAATGGTTTGAATATTTTGGAAAGTCTCAAGAGAATGATTTATTAAATGATTGGATGAATTATGTTCATCCTGAAGATCAGGTTAAGTTGAAAGAAATTCACGACATTTCCATCACCAATCAAAAACCTCATGAATTTGATATTAGGGTCATAAATTATAAACGAGAATTACGCTGGATTCATATTGAAATAAGACCTTACTTCTATGAAAAAAATTTTGACGGTTATATGAGTATGGCTACAGATATTACAGAACGGAAATATGCAGAAGAACGATCTGAAAGATATCAGATTTTATCAGAACGTTCAAATGATATTATTCTTTTTGTTGATGTTGACGGAAGGATAATTGATGCAAACGCTGCTGCATTGAATGTTTATGGTTATAGTCATAAAGAATTAACTTCTATGAATGTTAAAAGTTTAAGAAAAGAACCGTCACTTACTGATTCACACTTACAACAAGCTTTAGATAAAGGCTTGTATACTGAAACGATCCACCTACGCAAAGATGGTGGTGCTTTTCCCGTTGAAATTAGCTCACAAGGAGCAAATTTTGGTGATAAAAGGGTAATAGTTAGTTTTATAAGAGACATTTCTACTAGAAAAAAAGCTGAAAAGGCTTTAATAGATAGCGAAGAAAAGTTTCGGTTAATCTTCCAAAACACCTCTAATGGGCTCTTTGTAGTGGAAGTTACTGAACATAATGATAAAGGAAATTTAATTGAAGTAAATGAACGTGCATGCACTATTTTCGGATATAAGAGAGATGAACTTCCTTATTCAAGTCCATTTCTTTTTATTGAAGATGGGGATAAAAAGGAAAAACTTATTAGAAAAAGAGATGAACAATTAAAACACGGAGAATCAAAGGTGGAACTCAGGTGCAGGAATAAGAATAATGAGTTAATTGATATCGAAGTAATTAGTCGTGTTTTTATTCACAATGAAAAGAAAGTCTTGTTAGAGATGGTTCGAGATGTGACAGAACGAAATAAAGTGGAAAAGGAAATTACAGAAAATAAACAAAGATATCAATCATTGTTTTTAAACATGAAAGATGGCTTTGCATTATATAAAACGGTTTGGGATGAAGAAGGACTTCCAATTGATTTTACTTATGTAGAAGCTAACTTATCTTATCAGAGAATTGTTAATAGTGTTGATAATAAATTATCACAACATTTCCCTAAAGCCCATCATAAATTAATAAGTTTGATTAGGAATGCATATATAAAAAAAGGACAATTTAAGAGTCTACAAATTAAAAATTATTTTTCTGATGATTTACAAAAATGGCTTTCTATATCGGTTTTTTCACCTTCCTCTGGACACATAGCGTTTATTATTAAGGATATAACGAAGGAAAAAAATTCGTATACCAAGCTTTATCAAAGTGAAAAAAAGTACCATTCATTATTCATGAACATGAATGGTGGTTTTGCTTTCTGTAAGGTTAACTTTGATCATAAGGAACAACCAGTGGACTTTGAATTTTTAGATGTAAATGATTCTTTTGAAAAAATAATAAAATTAAATCAATTGAAAGGAATGAGAAATTCTCAATTAAAGGAAATTGGGATTAACCACACAGAACCACATGAAAAAATATTATGGGAAATTGCGTCAAATCCAGGAAGGAAGAAGGAATTCGAAATTTTTTCCCAACAAAATAATGAATGGTACTCTGCTGTGGTTTATAGTCCTGAAAAAGATTACTTTGTTGTTATGTTATTTGACATTACTGAACGTAAGTTCGCTGAAATAAAATTAGAAAAGGCAAAACTTGAGGCGGAACGAGCTAATCATGCGAAAAGTGAATTTTTGGCCAATATGAGTCACGAAATAAGAACACCTTTAAACGGTATGCTGGGTATGATTGATTTGACATTGTTAAGTAATTTATCCTTTGAACAAAAGGACAATTTACTTACAGCAAAAACCTGTGCGAACTCATTGCTACAGATTATTAACGACATTCTTGATTTTTCTAAGATGGAAGCTAGGAAGCTTACGATTGAAAAAATAAATTTCAATATTCATCAACTAGTTGAAGAAACGGTTAAGCTGCACTCACGAAGCACTGCAGAGAAAAACATAGAATTAAACTATTCGTTATCTTCAGCAATCCCAGAAAATATAAAAGGTGATCCAAATCGGATTAAGCAAGTAATAAATAACTTACTTAGTAATGCAGTTAAGTTTACTGATCAGGGTGAAGTCAGCTTAATTATAAGGAAAATAGCCGAAACAGCGAAGGATGTAACGTTGAAGTTTTCAATTATTGATACAGGGATAGGGATTGCGAAAGAAGATATGGGTAAATTGTTTAAAAGCTTCAGTCAAGTTGACGGATCTTTTACCAGAAAAGTAGGTGGTACAGGGCTTGGGCTTGTTATTTCAAAGCAATTAATTGAGATGATGAATGCTGAAATATTCGTTGAGAGTAGCGTAGGAGTTGGAAGTACATTCTCTTTTATTATTACCTTTGATAAAGGTGAAAGGGTCGAAGATGATAATATCAGCATAGAACCCCCGAAAGAAAACGGGATTTCATATTCAATTCTTCTCGCAGAAGATGATAAAGTAAACCAAAAAGTTATTAAAAAAATACTTGAAAATCGAGGACATTCCGTTCAGGTTGCGAATAACGGTATTGAAGCAGTAGAAATGTTTAAAAATGGCAACTTTGATCTTGTGCTTATGGATATTCAAATGCCTGATATGGATGGACTCGAAGCAACAAAAAGAATTAGGGAATTTGGAGGAAGTGCTAAACGGATTCCAATTATCGCTGTTACAGCCTATGCCCTACATGGGGACCGAGAACGCTTTATGAATAATTCTATGGATGAGTATGTGTCCAAACCTATAAATGCAGAAGAATTATTTGAAATCATTGGAAAAGTTATGAAGGTGCCAATGGATCAGGAAAATCTCAGTTTTAGATTAAACGAAAACGGTGAAATTGAATTTTTCCATAAGAAACCTGAGGAGGCTGTTGGATTAAGTCAACCATCTTCTTTTAAAGAGTTAAGTAAATTAGTAGATGAACTAATGTCTAAACTACAACAAAGTGAAATGGAATCAATTGATAATCTTGCGCATAGAATAAAAGTCCTGGCCAACTTAATCGGTTTGGATGAAATTAAAACTATGGCATTTAAGACTGAATTGGCATCAAGAAGAGGTAATTTAGTTGAAACCTATCAGTTTTCTTTAAAAATCCATGATGAGTTTAAGATTCTCGAAAAAGCTATTAACTTATAA
- a CDS encoding chemotaxis protein CheD, translating into MGHIVLPRTMDLQNASEKPGYYALTGVPFLINKICTEYKCSISELEVSLFGGANSIREKDSFQIGKRNAEEVLKMLKILNIKPVSTEIGGYSSRTIEMDILSGNVKVIKQPIRF; encoded by the coding sequence ATGGGGCATATTGTCCTTCCAAGAACAATGGATTTGCAGAATGCGAGCGAAAAGCCGGGTTATTATGCTTTAACAGGTGTTCCATTCCTAATAAATAAAATTTGTACTGAGTACAAGTGTTCAATTTCTGAGTTAGAAGTGAGTTTATTTGGAGGGGCGAACTCAATCCGAGAGAAGGATTCTTTTCAGATTGGAAAGAGAAATGCTGAAGAGGTTTTAAAGATGTTAAAAATATTAAATATTAAACCTGTAAGTACAGAAATTGGTGGATATTCGAGTAGAACGATAGAAATGGATATTTTGTCAGGAAATGTGAAAGTAATTAAACAACCGATAAGGTTCTAA
- a CDS encoding chemotaxis response regulator protein-glutamate methylesterase yields MVTKIIRVLVVDDSLVFREIISRGISSNPNIDVVATAKDPYEARDKILEFHPDVIICDIEMPKMNGIEFIRKLLPQYPIPVVVVSSISEAVLESINAGAVEFVTKPDVQRLKGIESFLNELIAKIKIASKAKVIGTNYTFPSASRKRAVPTNRDKIIAMGSSTGGTEALFSILKSLPNNVPGIVVVQHIPPTFSSMFANRLNQQTAFQVKEAATGDIVEPGTVLIAPGDQHMKIVKVGDVYKVRCFVGEKVSGHCPSVDVLFESVAKEVGHQAIGVILTGMGYDGAKGLLAMKRKGAFTIGQNETSSVVYGMPKVAFNIGAVSTQGSLANIPGLILQSLNQ; encoded by the coding sequence TTGGTAACAAAAATAATAAGGGTGTTAGTGGTTGATGATAGCCTAGTTTTTCGAGAGATTATATCAAGGGGCATCTCCTCAAACCCCAATATTGATGTAGTAGCTACGGCAAAAGATCCATATGAAGCAAGAGATAAAATTCTAGAATTCCACCCTGATGTAATAATATGTGATATTGAAATGCCTAAGATGAATGGAATTGAGTTTATAAGAAAATTACTCCCACAGTATCCTATACCAGTTGTTGTGGTGAGCTCTATAAGTGAGGCAGTACTAGAGTCTATAAATGCTGGTGCAGTCGAATTTGTAACGAAACCTGATGTCCAACGCCTGAAAGGCATCGAAAGCTTTTTAAATGAACTTATAGCCAAAATTAAAATTGCTTCAAAAGCGAAAGTAATCGGGACAAACTATACATTTCCTTCAGCAAGTAGGAAACGAGCGGTACCAACAAATAGAGATAAAATTATAGCCATGGGATCCTCAACTGGAGGAACAGAGGCATTATTTAGTATCCTGAAAAGTTTACCCAATAATGTTCCAGGAATTGTCGTTGTTCAACATATTCCTCCGACTTTCTCAAGCATGTTTGCAAATCGTCTAAATCAACAAACTGCTTTCCAAGTGAAAGAGGCTGCCACTGGAGATATAGTTGAACCAGGGACGGTACTTATTGCACCTGGTGATCAGCATATGAAAATTGTTAAGGTAGGAGATGTTTATAAAGTAAGATGTTTTGTCGGAGAGAAGGTAAGTGGGCATTGTCCGTCTGTGGATGTACTATTTGAGTCAGTAGCTAAAGAAGTTGGTCACCAAGCAATCGGAGTTATTTTAACGGGAATGGGATATGACGGTGCAAAGGGGCTTCTTGCTATGAAACGAAAAGGCGCATTTACAATCGGTCAAAATGAAACGTCCTCTGTTGTCTACGGAATGCCGAAAGTTGCCTTTAATATTGGTGCGGTTAGTACACAAGGTTCTTTAGCAAATATTCCAGGGCTAATTTTACAAAGTTTAAATCAGTAG
- a CDS encoding protein-glutamate O-methyltransferase CheR encodes MAVISDQEFKQLAEYIQKHYGIYLKNEKKTLVAGRLQHVLADQNFKSFTEYFEYLVNDKTKKASTILMNKITTNHTFFMREVDHFHFFRDQVLPYLKATITDKDLRVWSAGCSTGEEPYTLSMIINDFFGEEKVWWDTKILATDISERVLQIAKTGTYSNEQIAAIPTMWKLNYFKKLNGETQQLIHKIQNEIIFRKFNLVDSTFPFKKKFHVIFCRNVMIYFDTHAKNDLVNRFYEYLEPGGYLFIGHSESLNRDSTKFKYVMPAVYRRES; translated from the coding sequence GTGGCTGTAATATCTGATCAAGAGTTTAAACAACTTGCTGAGTATATCCAAAAACATTATGGAATTTATTTAAAAAATGAAAAGAAGACCCTTGTAGCTGGTCGCCTTCAACATGTGTTGGCTGATCAAAACTTCAAAAGTTTCACAGAGTACTTCGAATATTTAGTTAATGATAAAACGAAAAAAGCCAGTACAATCCTCATGAACAAAATCACGACGAATCACACATTTTTTATGAGAGAAGTTGATCACTTTCATTTTTTTCGGGATCAAGTCCTTCCTTATTTAAAAGCGACGATTACAGATAAAGATTTACGAGTTTGGAGTGCAGGTTGTTCAACAGGTGAGGAACCATATACTCTTTCAATGATTATAAATGATTTTTTTGGTGAGGAAAAGGTTTGGTGGGACACAAAAATACTGGCAACAGATATTTCCGAGAGAGTCCTCCAAATAGCGAAAACAGGTACATATTCAAATGAACAAATTGCGGCAATCCCAACAATGTGGAAATTGAATTATTTTAAGAAGCTTAATGGAGAGACGCAACAATTAATTCATAAAATTCAAAATGAAATTATTTTCAGGAAGTTTAATCTAGTGGATTCAACTTTCCCTTTTAAAAAGAAATTTCATGTGATTTTTTGTCGAAACGTTATGATTTATTTTGATACTCATGCAAAAAATGATTTAGTAAACAGATTCTATGAATATTTAGAGCCCGGTGGCTATTTATTTATTGGTCATTCTGAATCATTAAATCGCGATTCCACTAAGTTTAAATATGTTATGCCTGCTGTGTACAGGAGAGAATCCTGA
- a CDS encoding methyl-accepting chemotaxis protein, whose translation MSWFRNLKIKVKLISCFVVLAIITGVVGLIGINSMNSIKNSSEDMYNNNTVPSLRLSELQTNLQEVRSNHLLAIYEKNPESFQTRIDTIGKLVEKNNEIIKEYEATIRVGEDENRMLYNNAKESLAKYREARNANLDMVKNLKYDEALERLGFVSDTRSKLDEDVQALIDYNKNSTTKMLANQTKNFSEKTTLMIIIIVIGIILALVLGLLVSNIISKPIKVLVDAANKIADGDLDVEIDINSRDEVGILGNAFKKMLDNFNDVMSNMNAASEQVASGSKQVSYSSMALSQGATEQASSIEQLTASIEEISSQTNHNAKNAAQANDLAEIAKKDAIQGNDRMSEMLRAMEEINESSSNISKIIKVIDEIAFQTNILALNAAVEAARAGQHGKGFAVVAEEVRNLAARSANAAKETTVMIEGSIKKVEDGTKIANETAEALTKIVEGVTKAATLVNSIAVASNEQASGITQVNQGIAQVSEVVQTNSATSEESAAASEELSSQAELLSEMVRRFKLKRGGTNSYSRKEELSPEVLRMIEQMSDKEGSASSLYDARQQVAATRHSIDLSDKDFGKY comes from the coding sequence ATGTCGTGGTTTCGTAATTTGAAAATTAAAGTTAAGTTAATATCATGTTTTGTAGTACTTGCAATTATTACAGGTGTGGTAGGTTTAATTGGGATAAATTCTATGAATTCCATTAAGAATAGTAGTGAAGATATGTATAACAATAATACAGTACCTTCACTAAGACTCTCAGAACTTCAAACTAATTTACAGGAAGTTCGTTCAAATCATTTATTAGCCATTTATGAAAAGAATCCAGAAAGTTTTCAAACCAGAATCGATACAATTGGAAAATTAGTAGAAAAAAATAATGAGATTATAAAAGAATATGAAGCAACGATTCGTGTTGGTGAAGATGAAAACCGAATGCTTTATAATAATGCAAAAGAGAGTTTGGCTAAATATCGCGAAGCTAGGAATGCTAACCTTGATATGGTGAAAAATCTTAAATATGATGAAGCTCTAGAGAGGTTAGGCTTTGTTTCTGATACAAGGTCAAAATTAGATGAAGATGTTCAAGCCTTAATAGACTACAACAAAAATAGTACAACAAAAATGCTTGCTAACCAAACAAAAAACTTTTCTGAAAAAACCACATTGATGATTATTATAATTGTTATCGGAATTATTCTTGCCCTTGTATTAGGTCTATTAGTATCAAATATTATTAGTAAACCAATTAAAGTCCTTGTGGATGCAGCTAATAAAATTGCAGATGGAGACCTTGATGTAGAGATAGACATTAATTCTAGGGATGAAGTAGGTATTTTAGGAAACGCCTTCAAAAAAATGTTAGATAATTTTAATGATGTAATGTCTAATATGAATGCCGCTTCAGAGCAGGTAGCATCTGGTTCGAAGCAGGTATCTTACTCAAGTATGGCACTTTCCCAAGGTGCAACTGAGCAAGCTAGTTCTATCGAGCAACTAACAGCTTCTATTGAAGAAATTTCCTCACAAACGAATCATAATGCGAAAAATGCTGCTCAGGCAAATGATTTAGCAGAAATCGCTAAAAAGGATGCAATACAGGGAAATGATAGAATGAGTGAAATGTTAAGGGCGATGGAGGAAATTAATGAATCCTCTAGCAATATTTCTAAAATTATTAAAGTAATTGATGAAATTGCTTTCCAAACCAATATTCTTGCACTAAATGCGGCGGTTGAAGCTGCACGTGCTGGACAGCATGGAAAAGGATTCGCTGTGGTAGCAGAAGAGGTTCGTAATTTAGCGGCAAGAAGTGCAAATGCAGCCAAAGAAACTACTGTCATGATAGAGGGTTCAATTAAAAAGGTTGAAGACGGAACCAAAATTGCAAATGAAACAGCTGAAGCATTAACTAAAATCGTTGAAGGAGTAACAAAAGCTGCAACACTAGTAAATTCTATTGCTGTTGCTTCAAATGAACAGGCATCTGGTATTACACAAGTTAACCAGGGAATTGCCCAAGTTTCAGAAGTGGTACAAACAAACTCCGCTACATCAGAAGAAAGTGCAGCTGCAAGTGAGGAATTATCAAGCCAAGCAGAACTTCTAAGTGAAATGGTAAGGCGGTTTAAATTAAAGAGAGGTGGAACAAATTCCTATTCAAGAAAGGAAGAATTAAGTCCTGAAGTTTTAAGAATGATAGAGCAAATGAGTGATAAGGAAGGAAGTGCATCCTCCTTATATGATGCAAGACAACAAGTAGCTGCCACAAGGCATTCAATTGATTTAAGTGATAAAGATTTCGGGAAATATTAA
- a CDS encoding chemotaxis protein CheW — protein sequence MEYKKLRKYLEVPEYIKGIINLRGKIIPVMDVRLRFKKPTSHYNDRTCVIVIDIRGISIGMIVDSVSDVLSIPDNEIVQPPVVGNGGNKYIKGIGKVGDDVKLILDCHKLLNDEETENLGNLQG from the coding sequence TTGGAATACAAGAAATTACGGAAATACCTGGAAGTACCAGAATACATAAAAGGAATTATTAATCTTAGAGGAAAAATCATTCCAGTTATGGATGTGAGATTAAGGTTTAAAAAACCTACAAGTCATTATAATGACCGTACATGTGTCATTGTTATTGATATTAGAGGGATTTCAATTGGAATGATTGTAGACAGTGTATCAGATGTATTATCAATACCAGATAACGAAATTGTTCAACCACCTGTAGTTGGGAATGGTGGAAACAAGTACATAAAAGGGATTGGCAAAGTTGGAGACGACGTAAAACTCATTTTGGATTGCCACAAGTTACTTAATGATGAAGAAACGGAAAATCTAGGAAACTTACAGGGATAA
- a CDS encoding chemotaxis protein CheW, with product MKESFEQSIIQEEDTQKGKYLTFILGNEHYGIEIKYVTEIIGIQEITEIPGSTRIHKRNY from the coding sequence ATGAAAGAAAGCTTTGAACAATCAATCATTCAAGAAGAGGATACTCAAAAAGGGAAGTATTTAACTTTCATTTTAGGTAATGAACATTATGGAATAGAAATTAAATATGTAACTGAAATAATTGGAATACAAGAAATTACGGAAATACCTGGAAGTACCAGAATACATAAAAGGAATTATTAA